Part of the Brevibacillus brevis genome is shown below.
CTGTTTCTTTCGGCTTTTGCGGATGTGTACGGGGCGCTGCCTGAGTGCCTGTACCTGCTTATCGGTGGCGGGCTGTTTCTGGTCTTTCTGAAATGGATGCCCAATCGCGCCATGCTCGTCTTGACAGCGACGCTGCTCGCGCTGTTTTTGCTCGGGAAGTTTTTCTGGCTCATGTTTGAGTACAACTCGGACTTGTTTTTCCTGGCTGCGCTGCTGGCCGCTGCGGGGATCGTCTGGGGAGCTGTAGCGGGTATGAGATGGCTGAGGCGGCAATCCACCAGAGAGGACAGCAAATGGGTGCGCTTCATTCTGGAAGCATTCACGGTGCTTGTCACGCTTGTCGCGGGTACGATGGGGGCCACTTCCTTGACAGGGCTTTTCTACCTGCTTCTTCCCGGTTCGCTGGCCACTTATGTTTTGTATTTCTTGGCTTTGCTCGGTTTTCTGATTCCTGTCATCATTCGTTCCAAACTGGACACGACTGTTTTTTACACGCTTCTCACGATGGGGTACCTGATCGCGACAGGGTCGTCACTTTTCCTCGGCGGGTATTACTGGGTGATTTTTCTGCTTGCGCTCGCATACGTCTGGGTCGCTTCCGGCAGTACGCCAGTCAGGCTGTTGACACAGTTTGTCTTTTTGCTTGTGCTGTACATAAAGATGGGGGACTGGTCGATCACGGGGGAATGGGCGCTGCTGGTACTGTTCGTATTCCAGCTCGGCATGTACATGGCGCCCAGGCTTCCGGTTGCCTTGCAAAACAGCTCGCTGGTCTATGCTCTCCTGTCACTCCTCGTCCTGGCGGAAACCGTGGACGGGGGGAGCGCGGTACAGGTAGGGGCAAACCTCGGCTATTTTGCCTTCACCACCTATCTGGTGTACCGGACCATGCACAGGAAGGAACGAATCGGATTCGGCATCGCTCTGGGCTTCTGGTTTGCCTTTTTGCTGATGAAATACTACGACTTTTTCTGGAGCTTGCTGCACAAGTCCATCAGCTTGCTTCTGCTCAGCCTCGTATTTTTCGCCGTCAGCTCCTGGCTGGACCGGTCCGCAGCGGCTCAGCGCGAGGTCCAGCCGCTCCCGATCTTCGCAGATAAGCGCAAACGGCTTGCGATCTTCAGTGTGGTTTTGTTGCAGCTCGTGGCGATCGGCTATCAGATCTGGAGCAGCGAAACGATTCTCGCCGAAGGGCGATCCGTCAAACTGAGACTCGAACCGATCGACCCGCGCTCGCTCCTGCAGGGTGATTACGTCCGGCTGGGTTATGCGATTTCGACGCTGGAGGGCGAGCAGTTCCCTGATGCGGACGGAAAGATTCGGGTGGTGTTGCGGCCGGAGTCGGACGGTGTATACGTCTATGGCGGCTACTACGAGCAGAACGGCGTATGGAACAGACCGCACCAGCCCGTGCCGGATGAGATCATTCTGAACGGCCGGACGATCGGTACGGATCGCGTGGAGTACGGGATCGAAAGCTATTTTGTCCCGGAGGGTACCGGGCGCGAGGTTGAGCGCTCGGCGAAATACGCGCTGGTGCGGGTGGGCAAAAAAGGAGACGCAATCGTGGAAGAGCTGTCGAATTAATCGACAGCTCTTTTTGCGTGGGAAAAAGGAAGTCCTGCCTGCTGATTCCGGGGCCGGATCGCGCGATGGACCAGCAGAAGACCGGCGAGTCCCGACAGCAAAAACAGGCTGGCCATCCCCATGGACGGGAGAAGCGCACCCAGGCTGATGCCGACGGCGCCTGTAAGCTTTGCGCCTTGGAGGACAAGCCCGTTTACGGCCATGTACGAGCTGCGTGCGTCGTCCCTGATGATTTGCGCGAGGAAGGACTGACGGGTAGGGATGTGGATGAGCTCTCCTACCGTCGCAAGGAACATGGCGATCGCAATGACGAGAAGAGAGTTGGTGAAGCTGATGAAGGAGTAGCCGATCGTATACATCAGCACGCCCCCGTACATGGCCGCAGCTTCCCGGCCGGAGCGAATCAGCTTGGTTACGAATAGCGAAAGCAGGACCACAAGCAGCGTGTTTTCCAGTTGGATGAAGCTGAACGCCTTGATACCCGTCATTTCAAAGGAGACGAGGTCCCACAGCTGCAAGGTCTGCGTGCCGAATTCTTTGGCCAGGCGAACAGCCACGTAGTTCGAGGTCTGGAATTCCAGCGCGAAAATGAGCAGCCCTCCCAAAGAAAAGAGCAAAAAGCGCCGATCCTGCATGACCTGCTTGTAGCTGCCGACGAGATCATTCAGGACGTTTGTTTTGCGTGGAAGATTCGTGGATGAAGGCTGATACGACTCTTCCATGAAAAACGCCGTCAAGGCAAGTGTGAACAGACTGACGACGGTCAGGGCGAGAATCAATTCAAACCGGTGAGTGGCAAACCAGAGGCCGCCGAGGACCGAGCCGATGGCAATCGACAAATTGGAAGCCCAGTAGTTGATGCTGTACATAAACGTACGGTTTTCCGGGGTGCTCACGTCGATCAGCATGGCGTCGGCGGCAGGGCTGATCAAGCCGTTGCTCGCGTTTTGGAGAAGCATCATCGCGAATGTGAGCCATGCGGAATCGAGTAGTGGCGAATTGGCCAAGGCCATGCACATAAATGCGGCGCATTGCGCGATCTGGCCATACACCATCACTTTCTTTCGTCCCCAGCGGTCCGCGATATAGCCGCCGTAGAAGCCCATCAAGATCTGTGCAGATATATTGGCGAACAGCAGAAATCCCGCTACTGCTGGCCCGAGCTTCTCCGAAAAATAAATGGCCATAAACGGAAAGATCATGGTGCCGACGACCTTGGTCAAAAAGGAAGTGACAATGCGTATCCGGATATTCGGATGCAGATGGAAAAAGTTCATCGACTCTGCCTCCTTTCGTTTTTTTCCATTTTACATGCCAAAAGGAGAAGAAAAAGGGTAAGATTCAGATAGAAATTTCACCTTTTAGGAGGCGGAAGGATGAAAAGCCGGGAGCACTTCATGCAAATGCTGCTCAGCTTGTCTGAATGGGAGCCGGGGGTGGAACAGTCGGCCAGCATCGAGGCGCTGGCGGAAATTCTCTGCTGCACCCCGCGCAATGTCAAACTGATTTTGCGCAAATGGGAAAAGGACGGACTGCTGAGCTGGAAAGCGGGAGTCGGGCGGGGCAACCATTCGACTTTGACGATCTTGTGCGATACCTCCACGTTTTTCTCCTCTTACTTTCAAAAGCTGCTTGCAGACGGGAAAATCGGAGAAGCCGTCGCGCTCATCCAAAACAGGAAGCTTCCGCCAAGGCTCAAGCGATTGCTGCAGGAGATGTGGGACAGCCAGTTCGGATTTGTCGCCGAGAGCGGCGAAAACACGAGTCTGGATGTGCTCAGGATTCCGCGGCAGCGAGACTTTTCCACTCTCGATCCGGCCTTTGTGGCAGTGGCTTCCGAAAGCCATTTTCTGAATCAAATGTGCCACAGGCTGGTCACGTACGACCGGGAGAGGCAACGGTTTCTTCCACAGCTTGCCTATGCCTGGGAGAGCAACGAGCAGAGGACGATCTGGACCTTTTACTTGCGCAAAGGCGTGCGATTCCACCATGGTCGCATGCTAAGCAGCAAGGATGTCGCGTACACGGTACAGAGGCTCATCGATCTGGACTCCCCGTACCGGTGGCAAATGGACGATGTAGAGCGGATCGAACATCCGAGTGAACGGGTCGTCACGTTTCATCTCCGCCAGCCCAATCGCTTTTTTCTCCACTTCATGGGCTCCAACGCCATGTCGATTCTGCCGCACGACGTTCCTTTCGATGAGAGGGCGATCGTCGGGACGGGTCCGTTTCGCATGGCGGAATACACGGATGACCGGCTGGTCCTGGAGGCGTTTGAGGACTATTACGGAGAACGGGCCATGCTGGACCGGGTAGAGCTCTGGATCGTACCGGGACCGTATTCCCGCCAGCGTTTGTATCAACTGCCCGATCGGGGGGATACCCGGCCGGATACGGATGGCCAAGAAGGGGACTTGGTCTTTGAAGAGGTGGGCTGCCATTATCTCGCTTTCAACTTTCGCCGACCAGGAGTTCACCACGAGTACGCTTTTCGGATGGCAATGCGGTTGATCATCGATCGCCATGAGCTAATCAGGCAGCTCGGTGAGCATGGCTACACACCTGCCGGGAGCTTTTTGCCCCAGCAGAGCCGTTCGCTCTCGTTTCCTTCGTCGACGCTGGAGGAAGCGGCCGACTGGCTTCGCCGCAGCTCCTATCGAGGCGAGATGCTGTCCTTGTTCATGGCGAGGGGCACCACGTTTGACGGCATTGCATCGTGGATTCGCGAAAGATGCGAGAGGGTGGGCATCCGGCTGCAGATCGAGTCGTTGACGAAAGCCGACTTCCTGTCTCCCGATTTTGAGCAAAAGGCGGACATGGCGATCATGGGAGAAGTCCTGCAGAATGATATCGAGCTGGGTCTGCTCGAGGTGTACAAAAACAAATGCACGATGGTCCACCGGTTTTTGGACGATGCGAAACGCGAGTGGATCGACGGCAGGCTTTCCGAGGTCCTGCGGATGAAGGGGCGCGAAAAACGCCTGGGCGCCCTGCTGGAGTTGGAGGAGACGCTTGCAGCGGAGCAATGCTGGCTGTTCCTTTACCATGTGAAGCGAGTCGATCGCTATCACCCCGATTTGCAAGGATTCGTAGCGGATTCCTACGGCTGGGTCGACTTTTCCAAGCTGTGGGTCAAGTCGTTCGTTACCAGAATGTAACCCTTTCCTGCCGTTCTTTTCCTATCATAGAGAGAATTGCAGGTTAAAGGAGGCGTTACCGTTGCACAAAAGCACAAAAAAAGGAATATCCGTCTTGCTGGCGACTACAGTGTTGGCGAGTCCATTTGTCGTCGTGCCGAAAGCCGCTTACGCCCTGACTGTGGATGACATTTCGGCTGACGATACGAGCGCTGATGAAGAAACAGAATATACGATTGAATTTGAAATCGACAAAGATTTGAAAGCGGGCGACGAGATTTTCGTCAAGTTTCCATCCGGCTACGCCGTGAAAAAGGTGAAAAAATCGGATGTGGAGCTCGAGGATGACGACGGCGATGAAATAGATATCGACAGCGTCTCGGTCAGCAGCAATGTGGTGACCATCGAATTGGACGAAAAGATCAGCAAGGGAACCGAGCTGACCTTGACGATCGACAAGGTGGTAAACCCGGAAGACAAGGGCAGCTACTCCATCGGGGTAAAGACGTCGAAGGAAACGACCTATAAAAATGAGAAAATCACGATTGGCAAATCATCGAGCAGCAGTAGCAGCAAAAATGACTTCTCCGTCTCGCAGAGCAGCAAGGTCGCTGGAGAGGATATCTCCCTGACGCTTGGAAAGTTCAATCTGTCTTCCAGCACCAAACTGAAAACGGGGAAATACATCTACGTGGACTTCCCTACCAAGGATATGCTGCCGAAGAGCATCAGCAAATCCGATGTCAAGGTGAATGGCTACAAAGCGGATTACGTAACCATTCTCAGCGACAATTCGGTTCGCATCGAGATCCCTAGCGGGGCGAATGGAGACAGCTCGCTCAAGATTGAATTCGACAAGTCAGCTGGCATTACCAACCCGTCTACTGCAGATGACGACTATGTGTACAAAATCGAGTACGACAGCAAGAAATACACGTCCAAGGAAGTGGAGATTACCGGCTTCACCAAAGCGTCCTTCGATGTGGAGCTGTCCGATCGCTCGGCAGGAGCGCGGTCCAGCTATACGTTTGACATTGACCTGTCCTCCAAGGTGACCTCCAATACCGACATCACGGTGGAGTTCCCGAATGCGGACATGGTTCCGCCGGTCATGTCGGGATACAGCATTACGGTAAACGGAGACCAGGCTACGCATGTGAGCGCCAGCGGCGGGAAAGTGTCGTTCCGCACGCCTAGCGGATTCAAAAGCACAGACGAGCTGACCGTCAAATTTGCCCTTGATGCGTATTTGACGAACCCGAAAACAGCCGGCACCTATTCCTTGACGGCCAAAGTCGACGGGAAGACGTACCGTTCGAAAAACTTTGAGATCACAGGGATATCTGCTCCTGTCGCGGTAGACAACACGGCTGCGACGATCGGACTCACTCGCGCTACTGCTTCTACGCCGACAGGAGTGCAGATCGCCATCAAAGCCCTTGGAGCGCCGATCACCCGTACGCAGGGCTTCATCGAGGTCGTCCTGCCAGCAGGCTTCCGCGTGCCCGCTTATATTCCGGCAACCAGCGTGACCGTCAACGGAGTGGCTGCCAACTATGTGGGAGTGCGGGGGCAAAACCTGATCATCGTGCCTTCCCAAGACATTCCGGCCAATACGGCTGTCCAGGTCAATGTGCTGGAGGCAGGCGGCATCGTAAACCCTGCCGCTACAGGCGTATACAGCATCAGCGTCTACACTTCGGAGGAGAAAGGACTGCTGTTCGCAAGGCCGGCGACGATCGTGGCGCTCAATGGCGTCAGCTTCAAGGCCAACGTGGCGTCGTTTACCAAATCGGGCAAGACGACCGCGATGGCTGCGGCGCCGTTCATCGTGAACGGCAATACCCTGATGCCTGCCTCCTTCTTCCGGGATGGACTTGGCATGTCCGTCACATGGACGGCGACTACTGCGAAGGTCGTGAGCGGAAATACGGTCATGCAGTTCAAAGTAGGCTCCAACGTAGCGACAATCAACGGCCAAAACGTGACATTGCCCGTAGCCGTGCAGGCGAAAAACAAGATTCCGGCACTGCCGCTGCGGACGATCACCGATCGGACCGGCTACAATATCATTTTTGTGAACGGCAACTACACGGTTTACAAATAAACGGAAGAGAAGCAAGAACCCCGCTGACAGGCGGGGTTTTTGTTCTAAAAGGACATCCCCTCCCATACGATGGTACAAGAAGGGTAGCAAGGGCAAGGGGGGAGTAAGCATGATGGAGCACACCAAGAGGCCACGCCATGAAGTCGTGATGATCAATCGGCGCAGTTTGGCGATTTCGGGTGTGAAAAACGTCGAAAGCTTTGACAGCGAAGAATTTCTATTGGAGACGGAAGGCGGATTTTTAACCATTCGCGGGCAAAACCTGCATATGAAAAATCTGAGTCTGGAAACCGGAGAAGTGGCGATCGAAGGTCTGGTGCACGAAATGGCCTATCTGGAACAAGGGCAGGCCGGCGATCGGTCGAGAGGATTCTTCGGTAAGCTGTTCAAGTGAGTATCGGGATTCAGCTTCAGACGGTTCTGGCCATGTCGACGTGCGGGGTGCTCATGGGGATCGGATTCGATACGTACCATGTGTTCAAAGGCAAGAGCAAGCTCCCTGGGTGGATGGTGTTTTTATTTGACATCCTCTTTTGGGTAGGCAGTATGGGCGCCGTCTTCTTGATTCTGCTGAAAGTAAACGACGGCATCATTCGGTTTCCGATCTTTTTTGGAATGATTTTTGGAGCTTGGGTGTATTTTGTAGTAGGTAGTAAGAAGTATATCCATTTTTTACATCGCGTGATAAGATTTTGTCAGTGGTTCTATCGCACTGTTTTGCGAATCATTGACATCCTGGTTGTTCGTCCCGTTCTGTTTTTCTACCGAGTGATCCTGATGCTGCTGGCGTTCTTGTATTCCGTTTTGCTTGCAATCTTCGGCTTTTTATGGAAAGTGACGCGTTTTGTCACTTCGCCGTTTGCCAGATGGGGTCAACATTTGGGGAAAAAAATGTTCGGAAAAACAAAAGGAATTTGGACCACTTGGAAGAATTGGATTCATTCAAAGAGAAAGCGGGAGTAAACATCCGAGGTGGCCGAATGATGACAGAAGCAACGTCTTCGAGAACAAACCGAAAAGGGCAAAGGCGAAGAATGCGGCTCTTTTTCTTTTTCATCCTTTGCTTTTTTGTCTGGACTGGCTATACCCTTTATGTGCAAAGCGGGGCATTGGCGCAAAAAAAAGCGGAGCTGGAAGCATTGAAGCAGGAATCGGCCGTTTTGCTGCAGCAGCAAGAAGAGCTCACGTATGAAGCAAGTCGTCTGAACGATCAGGAGTACTTGGCAGAGCTGGCAAGGAAACGGCTTTACTACACCAAACCGGGAGAGAGCATTTACAAGATTCCAGAGTAGGCTGTCTGGCTGATCTTCAAGCATAAGGAGGCTTTCCACGTCCATGGGAGTCGAGATCGGGAGCAAACTCGAAGGAAAAGTGACAGGTATTACGAAATTTGGCGCGTTTGTGGAGCTGCCTGGAAATGTGACCGGTCTCGTGCACATCAGTGAGATCGCAGACACGTACGTCAAAGACATTCACGACTTTTTGAAAATCGGTGATGTGGTAACCGTAAAGGTCTTGAGTATTCGCGAGGGCAAGATCGGCTTGTCCATCAAGAAAGCACAGGAAAAGGAAAGGCCTCCGCGCCATCAGCGGGAGCGCGGGGAAGCCTTTGAAGATAAACTGAACCGTTTCTTGAAAGAAAGTGAAGACCGCCTGTCCTCTCTGAAGAAAAACGGGGACAAGAGAGGCCGTGGTCGGCATCATTAAATCAGAAAGTTTTGATTTTTCTTTCTTTGGACGTTCTGCATTTTGGGTCAAAAAGCAGGAAGGTCATTTCAAAATCATGACGAATAGGTATCGTAAGCCCGTTTCGCAAAGCGCGAATCACCTGTCAGCCGACGTTATCCGCCATAACGTCGGTTTTTTTTGTACATCCATGTCAATGATTTTGTCGGACGATTCTGTGAATATCCGTTGGTATTTTGACAAATTTTACAATACCGCCTCCGTATAATTGAGAAACACATTGAACAAGAACGGGGTGGTGTGACATGATCGCAAACAAAAATGTCTCTGGAACTGGTCAGGTATGGACTCGTCAAGTATCAGAACAAGTAGATACGACGGCTCGCACCTGGGGAGAAAAGATTGCTGATGCAGCCCATCGGTGGAATGTGCTCCCCCTGCTCATGGGTTTCTTGTTGGGGAGAGCTTTGATCCTCGAGGAACTGACCCCATTTGTGATTCCCTATTTCATCGTCATGTACTACGTCCGTCGTGATTGTATCGTCACGACTGGACTTGCCCTGATACTGGGGGCGTTTACCCAAACGGTGCCGCTCGGGCTGCAGACCGTACTCAGCGTCATCCTCGCTCTGGTCGCCTGCAAGATCAGCGACCGCATGCGGCGCAAAGATTTTTCACGAACGCCGCTGCTCGTCATGGTGACCGTATTCATCAGCCATCTGCTCTACCATGTGCTTACCAATCAGGTGAACACGTACGAACTGGTCATGGTGGCAGTCGAAGCGGTGCTGGGCTTTGTCCTGACGCTCATTTTCATCCAGTCCCTCTCGATCGTCCATCTGGCCAAGCCTTACGAGCCGCTGAAAAACGAAGAGATCGTCTCTCTGGTCATTTTGCTCGCTTCCCTGATGACGGGGACAGTCGATTGGATGGTAGAGGGCGTTTCCATGGAGCATGTGCTCTCTCGCTACTTGCTGCTCTTGTTTGCCTTCGTAGGCGGAGGAACGATCGGGGCTGCCGTAGGCGTCGTCACCGGGCTGATCCTCAGCTTGGCCAACGTCAGCGCCCTGCTGCAGATCAACCTCCTGGCATTCTCCGGCCTGCTGGCAGGCTTGCTGAAGGAAGGGGGGAAAGTCGGTGTCTCGGCCGGTCTGCTCATCGGCACCGCGAT
Proteins encoded:
- a CDS encoding copper amine oxidase N-terminal domain-containing protein, whose protein sequence is MHKSTKKGISVLLATTVLASPFVVVPKAAYALTVDDISADDTSADEETEYTIEFEIDKDLKAGDEIFVKFPSGYAVKKVKKSDVELEDDDGDEIDIDSVSVSSNVVTIELDEKISKGTELTLTIDKVVNPEDKGSYSIGVKTSKETTYKNEKITIGKSSSSSSSKNDFSVSQSSKVAGEDISLTLGKFNLSSSTKLKTGKYIYVDFPTKDMLPKSISKSDVKVNGYKADYVTILSDNSVRIEIPSGANGDSSLKIEFDKSAGITNPSTADDDYVYKIEYDSKKYTSKEVEITGFTKASFDVELSDRSAGARSSYTFDIDLSSKVTSNTDITVEFPNADMVPPVMSGYSITVNGDQATHVSASGGKVSFRTPSGFKSTDELTVKFALDAYLTNPKTAGTYSLTAKVDGKTYRSKNFEITGISAPVAVDNTAATIGLTRATASTPTGVQIAIKALGAPITRTQGFIEVVLPAGFRVPAYIPATSVTVNGVAANYVGVRGQNLIIVPSQDIPANTAVQVNVLEAGGIVNPAATGVYSISVYTSEEKGLLFARPATIVALNGVSFKANVASFTKSGKTTAMAAAPFIVNGNTLMPASFFRDGLGMSVTWTATTAKVVSGNTVMQFKVGSNVATINGQNVTLPVAVQAKNKIPALPLRTITDRTGYNIIFVNGNYTVYK
- a CDS encoding ABC transporter substrate-binding protein encodes the protein MKSREHFMQMLLSLSEWEPGVEQSASIEALAEILCCTPRNVKLILRKWEKDGLLSWKAGVGRGNHSTLTILCDTSTFFSSYFQKLLADGKIGEAVALIQNRKLPPRLKRLLQEMWDSQFGFVAESGENTSLDVLRIPRQRDFSTLDPAFVAVASESHFLNQMCHRLVTYDRERQRFLPQLAYAWESNEQRTIWTFYLRKGVRFHHGRMLSSKDVAYTVQRLIDLDSPYRWQMDDVERIEHPSERVVTFHLRQPNRFFLHFMGSNAMSILPHDVPFDERAIVGTGPFRMAEYTDDRLVLEAFEDYYGERAMLDRVELWIVPGPYSRQRLYQLPDRGDTRPDTDGQEGDLVFEEVGCHYLAFNFRRPGVHHEYAFRMAMRLIIDRHELIRQLGEHGYTPAGSFLPQQSRSLSFPSSTLEEAADWLRRSSYRGEMLSLFMARGTTFDGIASWIRERCERVGIRLQIESLTKADFLSPDFEQKADMAIMGEVLQNDIELGLLEVYKNKCTMVHRFLDDAKREWIDGRLSEVLRMKGREKRLGALLELEETLAAEQCWLFLYHVKRVDRYHPDLQGFVADSYGWVDFSKLWVKSFVTRM
- the yabP gene encoding sporulation protein YabP, which gives rise to MMEHTKRPRHEVVMINRRSLAISGVKNVESFDSEEFLLETEGGFLTIRGQNLHMKNLSLETGEVAIEGLVHEMAYLEQGQAGDRSRGFFGKLFK
- a CDS encoding MFS transporter is translated as MNFFHLHPNIRIRIVTSFLTKVVGTMIFPFMAIYFSEKLGPAVAGFLLFANISAQILMGFYGGYIADRWGRKKVMVYGQIAQCAAFMCMALANSPLLDSAWLTFAMMLLQNASNGLISPAADAMLIDVSTPENRTFMYSINYWASNLSIAIGSVLGGLWFATHRFELILALTVVSLFTLALTAFFMEESYQPSSTNLPRKTNVLNDLVGSYKQVMQDRRFLLFSLGGLLIFALEFQTSNYVAVRLAKEFGTQTLQLWDLVSFEMTGIKAFSFIQLENTLLVVLLSLFVTKLIRSGREAAAMYGGVLMYTIGYSFISFTNSLLVIAIAMFLATVGELIHIPTRQSFLAQIIRDDARSSYMAVNGLVLQGAKLTGAVGISLGALLPSMGMASLFLLSGLAGLLLVHRAIRPRNQQAGLPFSHAKRAVD
- a CDS encoding septum formation initiator family protein — protein: MMTEATSSRTNRKGQRRRMRLFFFFILCFFVWTGYTLYVQSGALAQKKAELEALKQESAVLLQQQEELTYEASRLNDQEYLAELARKRLYYTKPGESIYKIPE
- a CDS encoding GDYXXLXY domain-containing protein — translated: MQRNAVRLGYFLAISLLLSALFYFFAANWPALDRWGKIGVSVSVLVLFYALSYAGGLVLNRHSFLSNWLLVAGGLSFGISVALLGQIYNSHADSYMLFVVWLIPNLLFAVATRYQPFYVISYVLAHLAVCFFLDPSVIHVTRDEEWWYMVYWLIALGNLALFWLTGTERLKSRPVHYLSFLVFQVSLFLSAFADVYGALPECLYLLIGGGLFLVFLKWMPNRAMLVLTATLLALFLLGKFFWLMFEYNSDLFFLAALLAAAGIVWGAVAGMRWLRRQSTREDSKWVRFILEAFTVLVTLVAGTMGATSLTGLFYLLLPGSLATYVLYFLALLGFLIPVIIRSKLDTTVFYTLLTMGYLIATGSSLFLGGYYWVIFLLALAYVWVASGSTPVRLLTQFVFLLVLYIKMGDWSITGEWALLVLFVFQLGMYMAPRLPVALQNSSLVYALLSLLVLAETVDGGSAVQVGANLGYFAFTTYLVYRTMHRKERIGFGIALGFWFAFLLMKYYDFFWSLLHKSISLLLLSLVFFAVSSWLDRSAAAQREVQPLPIFADKRKRLAIFSVVLLQLVAIGYQIWSSETILAEGRSVKLRLEPIDPRSLLQGDYVRLGYAISTLEGEQFPDADGKIRVVLRPESDGVYVYGGYYEQNGVWNRPHQPVPDEIILNGRTIGTDRVEYGIESYFVPEGTGREVERSAKYALVRVGKKGDAIVEELSN
- the yabQ gene encoding spore cortex biosynthesis protein YabQ, which produces MSIGIQLQTVLAMSTCGVLMGIGFDTYHVFKGKSKLPGWMVFLFDILFWVGSMGAVFLILLKVNDGIIRFPIFFGMIFGAWVYFVVGSKKYIHFLHRVIRFCQWFYRTVLRIIDILVVRPVLFFYRVILMLLAFLYSVLLAIFGFLWKVTRFVTSPFARWGQHLGKKMFGKTKGIWTTWKNWIHSKRKRE
- a CDS encoding S1 RNA-binding domain-containing protein; amino-acid sequence: MGVEIGSKLEGKVTGITKFGAFVELPGNVTGLVHISEIADTYVKDIHDFLKIGDVVTVKVLSIREGKIGLSIKKAQEKERPPRHQRERGEAFEDKLNRFLKESEDRLSSLKKNGDKRGRGRHH